A stretch of the Sulfurimonas sp. HSL-1656 genome encodes the following:
- a CDS encoding 2-isopropylmalate synthase, which translates to MYTKYRPYPAVAMEKRAWADKTADVAPVWASTDLRDGNQALKNPMDIPQKVAYFQALVDFGFKEIEIAYPSASQTEFDFCRTLIEGEMIPKDVTVGVLVPAIERHIVRSFEALRGAKRIIFHLYNPTAANQREVVFRRTEEAIIGLAVQGVAWVSREAERFGGEVVFEYSPESFSQTELPFALAVSNAVIDAWGPTPQSPMILNLPNTLEAGSPNIYADRIEWMGERIAQRESVIISVHPHNDRGCAVASAELAVLAGAQRVEGTMLGNGERAGNVDLVTMAFNYYAQGIDPRLNVGKIDEVLSRITAITGTEVAERHPYVGSMIYSAFSGTHQDAIKKGMEHRRASNTHAWEVPYLAIDPADIGRAYKDAVRINSQSGKGGVAYVLKECYGIEVPASEQTALADAVKKCSEARGGEIGADEVRELYEQMAQHAESNSWNAAHYAPHAGFVSALALPVVELLSPKAGETILDLGCGEGSLAVEIQKRGADVVAVDLNADMVECARAKGIDAYVMSATLLPFERRFDAVFSNAVLHWVTEARTAVRQVHRALKPGGRFVAEFGGYGNAAQVVEAMRMVFERHPEFGPFENPWYFPTDAEYKALLESEGFSVASAELIVRPTPVDDIAHWLDLFANGIVAHLESAQLSRFKQEVRTLLEPTLYNASEGWHVDYVRLRVKARRGG; encoded by the coding sequence ATGTATACCAAATACCGGCCCTACCCGGCCGTGGCCATGGAGAAAAGAGCCTGGGCGGACAAAACCGCCGACGTTGCCCCCGTGTGGGCCAGTACCGATCTGCGCGACGGCAACCAGGCACTCAAAAACCCGATGGACATCCCCCAAAAAGTTGCCTATTTCCAGGCCCTGGTCGATTTCGGCTTCAAAGAGATCGAAATCGCCTACCCCAGCGCGTCGCAGACCGAATTCGATTTCTGCCGGACGCTGATCGAGGGAGAGATGATCCCGAAAGACGTCACCGTCGGCGTTCTCGTGCCCGCCATCGAACGCCACATCGTGCGCAGTTTCGAAGCACTCCGCGGCGCGAAGCGGATCATCTTTCACCTGTACAACCCGACCGCTGCGAACCAGCGTGAAGTCGTCTTCCGACGCACGGAAGAGGCGATCATCGGTCTGGCGGTACAGGGCGTAGCGTGGGTCAGTCGCGAAGCGGAGCGCTTTGGGGGCGAGGTCGTGTTCGAGTACTCGCCGGAGAGCTTTTCGCAGACCGAACTCCCCTTCGCGCTGGCGGTCTCCAACGCCGTCATCGACGCCTGGGGGCCGACGCCGCAAAGCCCGATGATTTTGAACCTGCCCAATACGCTGGAAGCCGGTTCGCCCAATATCTACGCCGACCGGATCGAGTGGATGGGGGAGCGTATCGCGCAGCGCGAGAGCGTCATTATCAGCGTCCACCCGCACAATGACCGCGGCTGCGCCGTCGCCAGCGCCGAACTGGCCGTTTTGGCGGGCGCACAGCGCGTCGAGGGTACGATGCTGGGCAACGGCGAGCGCGCCGGAAACGTTGACCTCGTTACGATGGCCTTCAACTACTACGCGCAAGGTATCGACCCGCGGTTGAACGTCGGGAAGATCGACGAAGTCCTCTCGCGGATCACGGCGATCACGGGCACCGAGGTGGCTGAGCGCCATCCCTATGTGGGCTCCATGATCTACAGCGCCTTTTCGGGCACCCACCAGGATGCGATCAAGAAAGGGATGGAACACCGCCGCGCCAGCAACACGCATGCATGGGAGGTCCCCTACCTCGCCATCGACCCGGCCGATATCGGACGCGCCTATAAAGACGCCGTCCGCATCAACTCCCAGTCGGGCAAGGGGGGCGTCGCCTACGTCCTCAAAGAGTGCTACGGCATCGAGGTCCCCGCCTCAGAGCAGACGGCACTCGCGGATGCCGTGAAAAAGTGCTCCGAGGCGCGCGGCGGCGAGATCGGCGCCGACGAAGTGCGCGAGCTCTACGAGCAGATGGCGCAGCACGCGGAGAGCAACAGCTGGAATGCGGCGCATTATGCCCCCCATGCCGGTTTCGTCTCGGCGCTGGCGCTCCCCGTCGTGGAGCTGCTCTCGCCGAAAGCGGGCGAAACAATCCTCGACCTGGGCTGCGGCGAAGGGAGCCTCGCCGTGGAGATCCAAAAGCGCGGCGCCGACGTCGTGGCGGTCGACCTGAATGCCGACATGGTCGAATGTGCCAGGGCCAAGGGGATCGACGCCTATGTGATGAGCGCGACACTGCTCCCTTTTGAGCGGCGTTTCGACGCGGTCTTTTCCAATGCCGTACTGCACTGGGTCACGGAAGCCCGTACGGCCGTGCGGCAGGTCCACCGGGCCCTGAAACCCGGCGGCAGGTTTGTCGCCGAGTTCGGAGGGTACGGCAATGCGGCGCAGGTCGTCGAAGCGATGCGGATGGTCTTTGAACGGCACCCTGAATTCGGCCCCTTTGAAAACCCCTGGTACTTCCCGACCGATGCCGAGTACAAGGCGCTGTTGGAATCGGAAGGGTTCAGTGTCGCCTCCGCCGAACTGATCGTGCGGCCGACACCCGTCGACGACATCGCCCACTGGCTCGACCTCTTTGCCAACGGCATCGTCGCGCACCTGGAGAGTGCACAGCTCTCCCGCTTCAAACAGGAGGTGCGGACGCTGTTGGAACCGACACTGTACAATGCTTCGGAAGGGTGGCATGTCGATTACGTTCGGCTGAGGGTCAAGGCGCGCAGGGGAGGCTGA
- a CDS encoding DNA-processing protein DprA, whose translation MKTMSELLFEKVPALEAMRKYPGELHYCGNTALLSRVKLSIVGSRRADGYSRFMTSELSAKLSRAGVCIVSGGAMGIDATAHAAAGASNTIAVLGSGIDIRYPATNRALLDAIGHDGLLLSPFADGFQATPWSFVVRNEIVVALGDALIVTQADENSGSMRSVEHALRMGKKIYVLPHRIGESEGTNRLLKEGKAEAIYDIDAFVSGYGEAARCVGDAFLDYCRTAPSYEDAVRDYPQEVFRYELEGKIAVVAGKISVLV comes from the coding sequence ATGAAAACCATGAGTGAGCTTCTCTTCGAGAAAGTCCCGGCCCTCGAGGCGATGCGCAAGTATCCCGGTGAGCTCCATTACTGCGGCAACACTGCACTGCTGTCGCGCGTCAAACTCTCCATTGTCGGTTCCCGCCGCGCCGACGGCTACTCCCGTTTTATGACCTCGGAACTATCGGCCAAACTCTCCAGGGCGGGCGTCTGTATCGTCAGCGGCGGTGCCATGGGCATCGATGCGACCGCCCATGCGGCCGCCGGCGCCTCCAATACGATCGCCGTACTCGGAAGCGGAATCGACATCCGCTACCCGGCGACCAACCGGGCGCTGCTCGATGCGATCGGTCATGACGGTCTGCTTCTGAGCCCCTTTGCAGACGGCTTCCAGGCGACACCGTGGAGTTTTGTCGTCCGCAACGAGATCGTCGTCGCACTCGGCGACGCCCTGATCGTCACCCAGGCCGATGAAAACAGCGGCAGTATGCGCAGCGTGGAACATGCTTTGCGTATGGGAAAGAAGATCTACGTACTGCCGCACCGCATCGGTGAAAGCGAGGGAACGAACCGGCTCCTCAAAGAGGGGAAAGCCGAAGCGATCTACGATATCGACGCCTTTGTCAGCGGTTACGGCGAAGCCGCCCGCTGCGTCGGCGATGCTTTCCTGGACTACTGCCGTACCGCCCCGAGTTACGAGGACGCCGTCCGGGATTATCCGCAGGAGGTTTTCCGTTACGAACTCGAGGGGAAGATCGCGGTGGTCGCGGGAAAAATCAGCGTTCTTGTCTAA
- a CDS encoding cation:proton antiporter: protein MDQLLLAIFLTLAIAAVLSILLKRLGISHLIGYILTGTIISYLFGFNGLSILTLDVIGEFGIVFLMFTIGLELSLGRIRSMKEILLTNGLLQVGLSVVVIFALAYFIFALDYKTALIVALAFSLSSTAIVLTYLKQSKDILTPYGQISMGILIFQDLAVIPILLLISFLSNHDLSIGEVLLKTAFSAAVVIAFMFTVGAKSVNALLKFSARTELDELFLGAVFAIVIGTSLLAHGMGFTYSLGAFIAGMIIADTDYSVKVESDIASYRDLLLGIFFFGVGTKIDLLYFLQHIHLILFVFVLAMLFKAAVIYAIIRRNNDKNTSAKSALALAQIGEFSFAVFALAGTEGLISSEAASFLILVSVISMILTPLVVNNIYKLSSYFEKEFYESDVITPIGRSGHIVVAGFSTLGKIVCADLHAKEVSFIVITDNLKQVLHARKLGYMAYFGHLNKRPVLESLNVDSAKAVILTVNSEHNKRLIGEAVRAFTNYPDIIMKIDTPLERRQLRSIEGAHFIDASFEVSSLLVEQATAAKT from the coding sequence ATGGATCAATTACTTTTGGCTATTTTTCTGACCCTCGCCATCGCCGCGGTGCTGAGTATCCTGCTCAAACGTCTCGGCATCTCGCACCTTATCGGCTACATCCTCACGGGGACGATCATCAGCTACCTTTTCGGTTTCAACGGCCTGAGTATTCTCACCCTCGACGTCATCGGCGAATTCGGGATCGTCTTTTTGATGTTCACCATCGGTCTGGAGCTGAGCCTTGGACGGATCCGGAGTATGAAAGAGATTCTGCTGACAAACGGTCTGCTACAGGTGGGGCTCAGCGTCGTCGTCATTTTTGCCCTCGCCTACTTCATCTTCGCGCTGGACTATAAAACAGCGCTTATCGTCGCCCTGGCCTTCTCACTCTCATCGACCGCCATCGTGCTTACCTATCTGAAACAGTCCAAGGATATCCTGACCCCTTACGGGCAGATCTCGATGGGGATCCTCATCTTCCAGGACCTCGCCGTGATCCCGATCCTGCTGCTGATCAGTTTTCTCTCCAACCATGACCTCTCCATCGGCGAGGTGCTTCTCAAAACCGCTTTTTCGGCGGCCGTCGTCATCGCCTTTATGTTCACGGTCGGGGCGAAGAGCGTCAATGCCCTCCTGAAGTTTTCGGCGCGGACGGAACTGGACGAACTCTTTCTCGGCGCCGTTTTCGCCATTGTCATCGGCACCTCCCTGCTCGCCCACGGCATGGGCTTTACCTACTCGCTTGGGGCATTCATCGCCGGGATGATCATCGCCGACACCGATTACAGCGTCAAAGTCGAATCGGACATCGCCAGTTACCGCGACCTGCTGCTGGGGATCTTTTTTTTCGGGGTCGGAACGAAAATAGACCTGCTCTATTTCCTGCAGCATATCCACCTCATCCTCTTTGTCTTCGTCCTGGCAATGCTTTTCAAAGCCGCTGTCATCTACGCCATCATCCGCCGCAACAACGATAAGAACACCTCGGCCAAAAGTGCTCTGGCACTGGCCCAGATCGGTGAGTTCTCCTTTGCCGTCTTTGCCCTGGCCGGCACCGAGGGGCTCATCAGCAGCGAAGCCGCCAGCTTCCTCATCCTCGTGAGCGTCATCTCCATGATCCTCACCCCCCTCGTCGTCAACAACATCTACAAACTCTCCTCCTACTTTGAAAAAGAGTTTTACGAATCCGACGTCATCACCCCCATCGGGCGCAGCGGTCACATCGTCGTCGCCGGCTTTTCGACCCTGGGTAAGATCGTCTGCGCGGACCTCCACGCCAAAGAGGTCTCTTTTATCGTCATCACCGACAACCTCAAACAGGTCCTGCATGCGCGCAAACTCGGTTACATGGCCTACTTCGGCCACCTCAACAAACGCCCGGTACTCGAATCGCTGAATGTGGACAGCGCCAAAGCCGTCATCCTGACGGTCAACAGCGAACACAACAAGCGTCTCATCGGCGAGGCCGTCCGTGCCTTCACCAACTATCCCGACATCATTATGAAGATCGACACCCCTTTGGAACGGCGCCAACTCCGCAGCATTGAGGGTGCCCATTTCATCGATGCCAGTTTTGAGGTCTCCAGCCTCCTCGTCGAACAGGCGACCGCCGCCAAAACGTAA
- a CDS encoding nitroreductase family protein has product MFLSKGWQMRSTEYGIDDLFLKRFSPKQFVKKPLGEKDLCAVLEAAMTAPSCFNEQPWRFVLGEKEDFLEILSTKNAEWATSASMLMLLCSTQTFAYNRKPNRWHAFDSGTAMAFLIFEAYKRGIAVHPMGGFSTERAKEHFGLMGLEPHAVLALGYTEESHTMTPRLGLDEIVIDRRET; this is encoded by the coding sequence ATGTTTCTTTCCAAAGGATGGCAGATGCGCAGCACGGAATACGGTATCGACGACCTCTTTTTGAAACGGTTCTCCCCTAAACAGTTTGTAAAAAAGCCCCTGGGAGAGAAGGACCTCTGTGCGGTACTGGAAGCTGCGATGACGGCGCCTTCCTGTTTCAACGAGCAGCCGTGGCGTTTCGTGCTGGGGGAAAAGGAGGATTTCCTGGAGATCCTTTCGACGAAGAACGCGGAGTGGGCCACATCCGCCTCGATGCTGATGCTGCTCTGTTCGACCCAGACCTTCGCATACAACCGGAAACCGAACCGCTGGCATGCTTTCGACAGCGGCACGGCCATGGCGTTTCTGATCTTTGAAGCGTATAAACGGGGTATTGCCGTGCACCCGATGGGAGGGTTCAGTACGGAGCGGGCCAAAGAGCATTTCGGGCTCATGGGGCTTGAACCGCATGCCGTCCTCGCCCTGGGCTATACGGAAGAATCCCACACGATGACGCCGCGTCTGGGACTTGATGAGATCGTCATAGACCGGCGGGAGACCTGA
- the ybaK gene encoding Cys-tRNA(Pro) deacylase — translation MTPAVNAAKKARIAYTLHAYTHDPAAASYGMEASEKLGIDAARVFKTLVAQIDAHRFAVAVVPVCSMLSLKRLAEAANAKKARMADGPDVERISGYVLGGVSPLGQKKRLDTFIDSAAREFPTIFVSAGRRGLELELTPDDLQTLSSAVFTPLTQTQ, via the coding sequence ATGACGCCCGCTGTAAACGCCGCCAAGAAGGCGCGTATCGCTTATACGCTCCATGCCTATACCCATGATCCGGCCGCAGCATCGTACGGTATGGAAGCGTCGGAAAAACTCGGTATAGACGCTGCACGCGTTTTCAAAACCCTCGTCGCGCAAATCGACGCGCACCGTTTCGCCGTCGCGGTCGTTCCCGTCTGCAGCATGCTTAGCCTCAAACGCCTCGCCGAGGCCGCCAACGCCAAAAAAGCCCGGATGGCCGACGGCCCGGACGTGGAACGCATCAGCGGCTACGTGCTCGGCGGGGTCAGCCCCCTGGGACAGAAAAAACGGCTCGACACCTTCATCGATTCTGCTGCGCGGGAGTTTCCGACCATCTTTGTCAGCGCCGGGCGGCGCGGACTGGAGCTGGAGCTCACACCGGATGACCTGCAGACGTTGTCATCCGCCGTTTTCACGCCGTTGACCCAGACACAATAG
- a CDS encoding lipocalin family protein — translation MTKPLVPLLFVLLLTLLDGCQQKAQLPLPTVEHVDLERYGGLWHEIARYENRFEEGCVGATARYRLQDGHVRVVNSCYDDAGRLKDQAKGKAHVVEGSGNAKLRVTFFWPFYGDYWIIMLADDYRYAVIGDPERKYLWILARGTVLSDEDRGIILSKLPALGYDPFKLYWTGFKAMCNH, via the coding sequence ATGACGAAACCCCTCGTACCACTCTTATTCGTACTGCTGCTCACCCTTCTGGACGGCTGCCAGCAAAAAGCACAGCTGCCCCTGCCTACCGTTGAGCATGTGGATCTGGAACGTTACGGGGGACTTTGGCATGAGATTGCCCGCTATGAAAACCGCTTTGAGGAGGGGTGCGTCGGGGCGACGGCGCGCTATCGCCTCCAGGACGGCCACGTCCGTGTCGTGAACAGCTGTTATGACGATGCGGGAAGGCTCAAAGACCAGGCGAAAGGCAAAGCCCATGTGGTCGAAGGCAGCGGCAACGCCAAACTCCGTGTCACGTTCTTCTGGCCCTTTTACGGGGATTACTGGATCATCATGCTTGCCGACGACTACCGCTACGCGGTCATCGGCGATCCGGAAAGAAAGTACCTCTGGATTCTGGCACGCGGCACGGTACTCAGTGACGAAGACCGCGGCATTATCCTCTCAAAACTTCCCGCGTTGGGATACGACCCCTTCAAGCTCTACTGGACAGGGTTCAAGGCGATGTGCAACCACTGA
- a CDS encoding PhzF family phenazine biosynthesis protein: MTIPLYQIDAFSAHIFAGNPAAVCPLETWLDDATMQQIAAENNLAETAFFVREPGGYRIRWFTPTTEVDLCGHATLASAHVLFEHLGYKGGKLTFDSRSGPLHVTRTDSMLSLDFPSEPPLAVPVPPEIVKAFGKPPVEVLKASDYIVVFPDGEDLSALSPDLDALRALDLRGVCITARHDRYDFVSRFFAPNFGIDEDPVTGSVHTQLTPYWAKRLGKKRLFAKQVSPRGGELRCELAGTRVIISGNATTFLVGKIHL, encoded by the coding sequence GTGACCATCCCCCTGTACCAGATCGATGCTTTTTCCGCCCATATCTTTGCGGGCAACCCCGCCGCCGTCTGCCCCCTTGAAACATGGCTCGACGATGCGACGATGCAGCAGATCGCAGCCGAGAACAACCTTGCTGAAACGGCTTTTTTCGTCCGGGAACCTGGGGGATACCGTATCCGATGGTTTACGCCGACGACGGAAGTGGATCTTTGCGGACACGCGACGCTCGCCAGCGCTCACGTGCTTTTTGAACACCTCGGATACAAAGGGGGGAAGCTTACTTTCGATTCGCGCAGCGGTCCGCTGCATGTCACACGGACCGATTCGATGCTCTCCCTGGATTTCCCTTCCGAACCACCCCTCGCCGTTCCCGTACCGCCTGAGATCGTCAAGGCGTTCGGCAAGCCGCCGGTCGAAGTCCTCAAAGCCAGCGACTATATCGTCGTCTTTCCCGACGGGGAGGATCTAAGCGCACTCTCCCCCGACCTTGATGCGCTCCGCGCCCTGGACCTGCGCGGGGTCTGCATTACGGCGCGCCATGACCGCTATGACTTCGTCAGCCGCTTCTTTGCGCCAAACTTCGGCATCGACGAAGATCCCGTCACGGGTTCCGTCCATACCCAACTGACCCCCTATTGGGCCAAACGGCTTGGCAAAAAAAGACTCTTCGCCAAGCAGGTCTCGCCCCGAGGCGGAGAACTGCGATGCGAGCTGGCCGGTACGAGGGTGATCATTTCCGGGAATGCAACAACCTTCCTCGTGGGCAAGATTCATCTCTGA
- a CDS encoding DUF5995 family protein: MQTTAPATTIDDVLERLRQIIRHAEATGNTMGYFAALYHRVTAEVKHKIAEGYFDDGARMARLDVCFANRYLEAYDAYREGRPVTRAWQYAFDAAGTKRYIVLQHLFLGMNAHINLDLGIAAAETAPGEAIASLENDFKKINTILTGMIDEVQRQLAAIWPLLHLLDRLALRTDEKLAAFSMGKARDAAWHNALELSRMNGTAAAASIDALDAKVIDYAELVARPGPLATTLFLLVRLGERGSVTRKITILDSANTL; the protein is encoded by the coding sequence ATGCAGACAACCGCTCCGGCAACAACGATCGACGACGTCCTCGAACGTCTGCGTCAAATCATCCGGCACGCCGAAGCCACCGGGAACACCATGGGATATTTCGCCGCGCTCTACCACCGCGTGACGGCGGAAGTCAAACACAAAATCGCGGAGGGCTATTTTGACGACGGTGCGCGGATGGCGCGTCTGGACGTCTGTTTCGCGAACCGCTACCTGGAAGCATACGACGCCTACCGGGAGGGCCGGCCGGTCACCCGGGCGTGGCAGTACGCCTTTGACGCCGCCGGTACGAAACGCTACATCGTTTTGCAGCACCTCTTCCTCGGGATGAACGCCCACATCAATCTCGATCTCGGCATCGCCGCCGCCGAAACCGCGCCCGGGGAAGCCATCGCCTCGCTCGAAAACGATTTCAAAAAGATCAATACCATTCTGACGGGCATGATCGACGAGGTGCAGAGGCAGCTGGCAGCCATCTGGCCCCTGCTTCACCTGCTCGACCGCCTGGCCCTCCGTACCGATGAGAAACTGGCCGCCTTCAGTATGGGAAAGGCCCGGGATGCCGCCTGGCACAACGCCCTTGAGCTCTCCCGCATGAATGGGACGGCCGCGGCTGCGTCTATCGATGCCCTCGATGCAAAGGTGATCGACTACGCCGAACTCGTCGCCCGCCCCGGCCCCCTCGCCACAACGCTGTTCCTGCTTGTCCGGCTGGGCGAACGCGGCAGCGTCACGCGGAAAATCACCATCCTCGATTCGGCAAACACTCTTTGA
- a CDS encoding heme-binding protein: MKFATVLGVLTLTPLLLNAADVVRIERMDLGLASEIAKRTVEACRQEGYWVSAVVVDRSANVQVAMRDTYAARFTMQIAEQKANAVIMAGTDTTTFVANRSDIRNELNNIDGLIMMEGGLPVKSGDTLLGAVGVSGAPGGKLDAACAAKALASLKERLAFALMEDDEE; the protein is encoded by the coding sequence ATGAAATTTGCAACTGTTTTGGGTGTATTGACACTGACGCCGCTGCTGCTGAACGCCGCCGATGTCGTCAGGATAGAACGTATGGACCTGGGGCTTGCCTCCGAGATTGCCAAACGCACCGTCGAAGCCTGCCGTCAGGAGGGATACTGGGTCAGCGCCGTCGTGGTCGACCGCAGCGCCAACGTCCAGGTGGCGATGCGCGACACCTATGCGGCGCGTTTCACGATGCAGATCGCCGAACAGAAAGCCAATGCGGTGATCATGGCAGGAACGGATACGACGACCTTCGTCGCCAACCGAAGCGATATCCGCAACGAACTGAACAACATCGACGGGCTGATCATGATGGAAGGCGGCCTGCCGGTCAAATCGGGGGATACCCTGCTCGGTGCCGTCGGTGTCAGCGGCGCCCCCGGGGGCAAACTGGATGCCGCCTGTGCGGCGAAGGCGCTGGCATCGCTCAAGGAACGGCTGGCATTCGCCCTGATGGAGGATGACGAGGAGTAG
- the queA gene encoding tRNA preQ1(34) S-adenosylmethionine ribosyltransferase-isomerase QueA: MPLRTSSYDFTLPEALIAVHPAQPRDHARLLVYDRATDTVTHTRFDKIETFLPEACGIIFNDTKVIKARLFGKKESGGKVELLINRPLDAYRVSVYIRGKMKAGSRLHFGQELEAVVETLHDDGSRTVTFERGGEKLRFEALLPIIDIIGHMPLPPYIQREDNDEDAVEYQTVFAKNEGAVAAPTASLHFTDALFASVCAHHPHAYVTLHVGAGTFKPVEAEIITDHPMHSEYYEIPDDAKALIDGDLPLLCVGTTSTRTVEYYVRTHETGGEANLFLHPGNPPQRVNHLLTNFHLPKSTLLMLVASFVGLEKTHELYAEAIKEQYRFYSYGDAMLIL; the protein is encoded by the coding sequence TTGCCCCTCAGAACATCTAGTTACGACTTCACCCTCCCCGAAGCGCTTATTGCCGTCCACCCGGCGCAGCCCCGTGATCACGCGCGGCTGCTCGTTTATGACCGCGCGACCGATACCGTCACCCATACGCGCTTCGACAAGATAGAGACCTTCCTGCCTGAAGCGTGCGGCATCATCTTCAACGACACCAAGGTCATCAAAGCCCGCCTTTTCGGCAAAAAAGAGAGCGGCGGAAAGGTCGAACTCCTTATCAACCGCCCTCTCGACGCCTACCGGGTCAGCGTCTATATCCGGGGCAAAATGAAAGCGGGATCCCGTCTGCACTTCGGCCAGGAACTCGAAGCCGTCGTCGAGACGCTCCATGATGACGGCAGCCGTACGGTCACGTTTGAGCGCGGCGGGGAGAAGCTGCGTTTCGAAGCCCTGCTGCCGATCATCGATATCATCGGGCATATGCCCCTGCCCCCCTACATCCAGCGCGAGGACAACGACGAGGATGCCGTGGAGTACCAGACGGTCTTTGCGAAAAACGAAGGCGCCGTTGCCGCACCGACAGCCTCCCTGCACTTTACCGACGCACTCTTCGCCTCGGTCTGTGCGCACCACCCCCACGCCTACGTGACCCTGCACGTCGGCGCCGGGACCTTCAAACCTGTTGAAGCGGAGATTATCACCGACCACCCGATGCACTCCGAGTACTACGAGATCCCGGACGACGCCAAGGCCCTTATCGACGGCGACCTTCCCCTGCTCTGCGTCGGTACGACCTCTACGCGGACCGTCGAGTACTATGTCCGCACACACGAGACCGGAGGCGAAGCGAACCTCTTCCTGCACCCCGGCAACCCGCCGCAGCGCGTCAACCACCTGCTGACCAATTTCCACCTGCCCAAATCGACCCTGCTGATGCTCGTCGCCTCCTTCGTCGGGCTGGAAAAGACCCACGAACTCTATGCCGAGGCGATCAAGGAGCAGTACCGCTTCTACAGCTACGGCGACGCGATGCTGATCCTCTAA
- a CDS encoding divergent polysaccharide deacetylase family protein, producing the protein MAQQRKKSAPRKRTTGRARTKGRKSAFLYALLKGLIFLLIAFILAAGGYFFGYQQGKQEHRGALLTERQHSAELQKALKKAKARTASHEYEKVPPKPVVRAEKVEPDAGTKPMMAIIFDDVSFAHDVRNIKALNLPVTMSFLPPSKRHPDSAALAAKQSYYMVHLPMEAVSFAAEEPLTLHVGDDEAVIEERIRQIKNLFPKVAFVNNHTGSKFTADRDAMEKLLYALDREGITFVDSRTTGKTAVPALMKTLHRPYISRDVFLDHDPDVEAVKKQVRRAVKIAKKYGSVVVIGHPHKQTLQGLAESKDVLESVKLVRIDTLAAYENHE; encoded by the coding sequence ATGGCGCAGCAGCGGAAGAAAAGTGCACCCAGGAAACGCACCACGGGCAGGGCAAGGACGAAGGGCAGAAAAAGCGCTTTTCTTTATGCGCTGCTCAAAGGACTCATTTTCCTGCTTATCGCATTTATCCTGGCGGCGGGGGGCTATTTTTTCGGTTATCAGCAAGGGAAACAGGAGCATCGCGGTGCGCTGTTGACAGAGCGCCAACACAGTGCCGAACTGCAAAAGGCACTTAAAAAGGCGAAAGCGAGAACGGCCAGCCATGAGTATGAAAAAGTACCGCCGAAACCGGTGGTACGGGCCGAAAAAGTCGAGCCTGACGCGGGGACGAAACCGATGATGGCCATCATTTTCGATGACGTCTCCTTTGCCCATGACGTCCGCAATATCAAAGCATTGAACCTGCCGGTGACGATGTCCTTCCTCCCCCCTTCCAAGCGCCACCCCGATTCGGCTGCGCTGGCGGCCAAGCAATCCTACTACATGGTCCACCTTCCGATGGAAGCGGTCTCTTTTGCGGCCGAAGAGCCTTTGACACTGCATGTCGGGGATGACGAGGCTGTGATCGAGGAGCGCATCCGCCAGATCAAGAACCTTTTCCCGAAAGTCGCTTTCGTCAACAACCATACGGGAAGTAAGTTTACCGCCGACCGTGATGCGATGGAGAAGTTGCTTTACGCACTCGACCGCGAGGGGATCACCTTTGTCGACAGCCGTACCACCGGTAAAACGGCGGTACCGGCCCTGATGAAAACACTGCACCGTCCCTACATAAGCCGCGATGTTTTCCTGGATCACGATCCCGATGTCGAGGCGGTGAAAAAACAGGTGCGCCGCGCGGTGAAGATCGCCAAAAAGTACGGATCGGTCGTGGTCATAGGCCACCCGCACAAGCAGACGCTCCAGGGACTTGCCGAATCGAAGGATGTACTGGAGTCGGTCAAACTGGTGCGTATCGATACGCTTGCAGCGTATGAAAACCATGAGTGA